In Penaeus monodon isolate SGIC_2016 chromosome 43, NSTDA_Pmon_1, whole genome shotgun sequence, one DNA window encodes the following:
- the LOC119568308 gene encoding uncharacterized protein LOC119568308 — MVFSLRQLQEKCREQRQLLYIAFIDLTKAFDLVSRDGLFKILAKDGCPPTLLSIIKSFHVDMKGIVVFDGGTSTPFDIRSGAKEACVLAPTFFGIFAILLKQAFGSSTEVIYLRTRSDGKLFNLSRLRAMTKGNLECLHDFFFAADDAVTTHSAKDFQHLIAGLNITCKDFGLTISLKKSQVMGQGVDTPPNIKIDDYELEIVHDFMYSSISDSPSLDCQKSTGTPARQHHHVGPLQESVVKEQAD, encoded by the coding sequence ATGGTATTCTCTCTCAGACAGCTGCAGGAAAAGTGTCGGGAGCAACGTCAACTGCTCTACATTGCCTTCATAGACCTGACCAAGGCCTTCGACCTCGTCAGCCGCGACGGCCTGTTTAAGATCCTGGCCAAGGATGGATGCCCACCTACCCTCCTCAGCATTATCAAGTCATTCCACGTTGACATGAAAGGCATTGTGGTCTTTGATGGAGGAACTTCTACCCCCTTTGACATCCGCAGCGGGGCAAAGGAGGCCTGTGTACTCGCCCCCACATTTTTCGGCATCTTTGCCATCCTGCTGAAGCAAGCCTTTGGATCCTCCACTGAAGTCATCTACCTCCGCACCAGATCAGATGGGAAGCTCTTCAACCTCTCCAGACTAAGAGCAATGACCAAAGGGAACCTGGAATGTTTGCATGACTTCTTCTTTGCTGCTGATGATGCAGTCACAACACATTCAGCAAAAGACTTTCAGCACCTCATCGCCGGACTCAATATAACCTGCAAGGACTTTGGGCTCACCATCAGTCTAAAAAAATCTCAAGTGATGGGGCAGGGCGTGGACACCCCACCAAACATCAAGATTGATGACTACGAGTTAGAAATCGTCCATGACTTCATGTACTCATCCATCTCTGACAGCCCCTCATTGGACTGTCAGAAATCAACAGGCACACCGGCAAGACAGCACCACCATGTAGGACCTCTCCAAGAGAGTGTGGTCAAAGAACAAGCTGACTGA